Within Zonotrichia albicollis isolate bZonAlb1 chromosome 18, bZonAlb1.hap1, whole genome shotgun sequence, the genomic segment gagctTGCAGCAGTTCCTGGGCAgtccagctgtgggcacagggtggCCAGCTGTTAATTTCCTATACTGCAACCCTCCCTTCTCTCCTGCCCTCAGGTACAGGTACTGCCGCATGCTGGAAGAAGGCTCCTTCCGAGGAAGGACGGCTGACTTTGTCTTCATGTTCCTCTTTGGAGGGTTTCTCATGACAGTATCCTTTTGGGCTGAATGAGACTCCTTGGTGTCTCTGACATGCTGTGGATAGAGTAGGGCTTGTCTGCTACCTCTGTGTCAGGTGTGCTGTGGAGTAGGTcctggtgcttaattaattgttctACCAATGTAAGGTCCGTCCCAGCAGCAGTAGATGACAGCCTGTGATACATTGTGCCATTGGTTTTAaccagctggtgggatgtcactggggccCAGTATGAAAAATCACACTtgataatcttaacaaaattacaaatacaaaaattagaATGATTTCTGCTAGACAAAATAACATCATTGTTATCAATTTCACAGCAGTTCTCAGGCACACACAACCTTTACCAGTACATACGAGCAGAGTTTTCTgatcagtgactggatgaatttcaagtGGCAAATGCTCTGTtcagtgtgcacacacacatcttgggcattactagtattgctttcacaaatgcctgctgagcagcacagctgcttcatGAACCTTCCTGgtgccccagggcagagggCCTTGTGCTCTGAGTGctgggagagctctgctgagcaggTGCTGCAGGGGCACTTCTGGCTCTATGGCACAGCTTGTGCTCCCCATCTCTGCCACCCTTGGCTTGGCCAGAGCCTCACCCAGTGTGCCTGGAGGAGAGGAAGCTGCCTGAGGTTGTgctggagcccctggcaggggctgggctgcctcatCCCTGAGGGACACgtggcagagctcagcctgaaaggaGGCCACGTGTTCTGCTGTAAGAActgtccagctgtgccagggccactggctgagctctggggagtgcAGCATGGCTGGGACTGTGTGAGGCTGGCTCAGGACAGGGGCAGGAACGTGGAGCCAACAAGGAGTGGGGTCCCACATACTCAGCACGTGTGAGCCCAGAGCTTGCAGCCTGCCAGTAAATGGAGGTACCATCACACAGTTCTTAAGTTCTTTTCACAACACAGTAATCTGATGGTGAAATTTATTTCCCTCCCAAGCATAAACCTTCTCTGAATATCTTCTGCTGTCTTATGCAGATGGctcagagcactgctgtccccatggagcTCTGCATGAAGCTGTGTGAGAATCcaggtggctgcagcagccacgTGCTTGGCCAGATGTGGGTTTGGAGTCCAACTACAACAAGGGCAGGGAATTTTTTgcctttctctgtctccttgtgcTCTGAAGAAGAGGACTGTGAATTCCAAAAGCCATCTCACTGCTGAACTTCTTTTGTAGAAGGCACATACTGGATGTGAGCTAGCTGTTGAAATATGCCACTGTCCTAAATGCTGTAGGAATGTGAAAGCCCTTTGAATGTCATTTTGATGTTCATTTTGCAAAGGGGACTATAGAGCTCTCTGGTCTCTGGTGGTTGTTGACATCAGCTTAAGGAGTGAGCAGCCTGCATGTGAACTTGTTCTGGGGTGGCATGGAGGGAGATGTGTGTGGGGCAGTGGTGGTCTCAGCCAGGAAGGGTTTGGTGACATGGGCAATGTCTGGGAATGCTGGGATCAGCTGTCTCTGGTTTGGGTTTCCTGTCCCaaagcacactgtgctgcctgGAGGTGTGCACAGGGTGGGGAGGTTTTTCCTTGACTCGGTAGTTCCCAGCTGTTTGGACTCTTTGCCAGCCTGTTTTTCCTGGGCCAGGCTTTCACCATCATGCTGGTGTACGTGTGGAGCCGCAGGAACCCCTACATCCGCATGAACTTCTTTGGGCTTCTCAACTTCCAAGCCCCCTTCCTGCCCTGGGTCCTGATGGGGttctctctgctcctgggcaacTCCATCATCATTGATCTGCTGGGTGAGTCAGAGCTGGTGGGGGATGCCAACAAGGCCACCTGGCAGCCTCATTGGTGCTACTGTGACACTGGCACCTCCCCTTGGTTCCAGCTGAGCTGAGATGTTGGGTTTCCTAACTGAGCTGCCTGGGTTTCTGGAGGGCTGGGCTTTTGCTTGTGAGCTGCTTTttgctgtgtgtgtctgtggtgGTAGAAGCTGGGTATGGTGAGCTCTGACACTGCTGTGTGTGGTCTCCTGGGTGTGCAGTGCTGCCCTCAGGCTCATGGGCTCCCTGCCTGCTGAtcacagcagcctgcagcatccctggctctggagggagctgggtttgggcacagctgggggatTCTtagcccagcagctctggttCAGCTGGCAAAGCAGTTGCTGTTTTGCCTGACCTTGGTGGCATCTCTCCCCAGGCATTGCAGTGGGTCATATCTATTATTTCTTGGAAGATGTTTTCCCCAATCAGCCTGGAGGAAAGAAGCTGCTGTTAACCCCGAGCTTTCTGTAAGTAAAGTTGATTCTTTCTGGGCTT encodes:
- the LOC102067675 gene encoding derlin-2 isoform X1, whose product is MAYQGFAQEYLGMPAVTRAYTTACVLTTAAVQLEFITPFQLYFNPDLIFRKFQIWRLITNFLFFGPLGFSFFFNMIFLYPLVSVKYRYCRMLEEGSFRGRTADFVFMFLFGGFLMTLFGLFASLFFLGQAFTIMLVYVWSRRNPYIRMNFFGLLNFQAPFLPWVLMGFSLLLGNSIIIDLLGIAVGHIYYFLEDVFPNQPGGKKLLLTPSFLKMVFDTPEEDPNYNPLPEDRPEHLPRDQDQHEQQHPQ
- the LOC102067675 gene encoding derlin-2 isoform X3 yields the protein MAYQGFAQEYLGMPAVTRAYTTACVLTTAAVQLEFITPFQLYFNPDLIFRKFQIWRLITNFLFFGPLGFSFFFNMIFLYRYCRMLEEGSFRGRTADFVFMFLFGGFLMTLFGLFASLFFLGQAFTIMLVYVWSRRNPYIRMNFFGLLNFQAPFLPWVLMGFSLLLGNSIIIDLLGIAVGHIYYFLEDVFPNQPGGKKLLLTPSFLKMVFDTPEEDPNYNPLPEDRPEHLPRDQDQHEQQHPQ
- the LOC102067675 gene encoding derlin-2 isoform X2; this encodes MAYQGFAQEYLGMPAVTRAYTTACVLTTAAVLEFITPFQLYFNPDLIFRKFQIWRLITNFLFFGPLGFSFFFNMIFLYPLVSVKYRYCRMLEEGSFRGRTADFVFMFLFGGFLMTLFGLFASLFFLGQAFTIMLVYVWSRRNPYIRMNFFGLLNFQAPFLPWVLMGFSLLLGNSIIIDLLGIAVGHIYYFLEDVFPNQPGGKKLLLTPSFLKMVFDTPEEDPNYNPLPEDRPEHLPRDQDQHEQQHPQ
- the LOC102067675 gene encoding derlin-2 isoform X4 encodes the protein MAYQGFAQEYLGMPAVTRAYTTACVLTTAAVLEFITPFQLYFNPDLIFRKFQIWRLITNFLFFGPLGFSFFFNMIFLYRYCRMLEEGSFRGRTADFVFMFLFGGFLMTLFGLFASLFFLGQAFTIMLVYVWSRRNPYIRMNFFGLLNFQAPFLPWVLMGFSLLLGNSIIIDLLGIAVGHIYYFLEDVFPNQPGGKKLLLTPSFLKMVFDTPEEDPNYNPLPEDRPEHLPRDQDQHEQQHPQ